In Suncus etruscus isolate mSunEtr1 chromosome 9, mSunEtr1.pri.cur, whole genome shotgun sequence, the genomic window GCCCCACCTGCACGCCCAGTCGCCCTCGGCCCCTcacccgcccggcccggcccggccctcaCCCGCCCCGCGCCGCTCGGCCGGCTCTCCGGCACGCGCAGCCACGGCGCCCGCGCCCACGGCCGCGGCTCCGGCTCCGGGTCCCCCCGCAGTGCCCGCCGGACTGGCCTTGTTCTCCGCGGGCAAGGCGGAGCCGGCGGGCAGAGCGGCGGGGGCCGACACCAGGGGCGCAGAGACCGGGACCGAGGCGGCGGCAGCAGCGGAGGCCGGCGCCGCCTCGGGGTCCGCGCCGGAGCCGCTGCAGCTCATCGGACCGGTGGGCGAGGCGGCGAGCGGAGCCGCTTCCGCTTCCGCCCACGTTACGCACGCCGCGCTGACGTCACGCGCCCGACCACGGCCCGTCCCGGCCTAACCCGGGGCCTGCAGCCTCCTTTGGGGAACCAGGCGCCCAATGACAGGACTCAGATCAAGAGGGGTGGAGACGCGGTTCGATGGACCCTATAAATAGCGGACATTCCACTTCCCACGCCTCCATATTGCTAGGTTGAAAGATAATTAAGTATTTACTTTAATACTTTAAGTCAtttaaattagtatctttatttaaacaccttgattacaaatatgaggTAGTTGGGTTTCgctcatgtgaagaacacccccttcaccggtgcaacattcccatctccaatgtcccaaatctccctcctcccaccccacccccgcctatactctagacaggctttctacttccctcattcattcacattgttatgatagtttttggtttggggacacctgtgatgctcaggggttctttccGGCTCTGCGTTCAGAATCATTCCTGACCTTTTGGAATGCTGCGTTCAAGTAACCTTCCCGCTGTATTCTCTGTCCTGTGTCGTTTAGGCAGTTCTGCCAGCAATGGAACCTTGAAAGCGGAGAACACTCTTCTGCTGTCCCGGACCCACTCATCCGAACGATTTAGTATATTGCattaggccagagcgatagtagcGCCGGGGATCTGATTATAATCTTGCACCATTTATTGTTCCTGAGCACAGCGGGGTGTGGCCATAATTATTCAACCCTCaaccacccactcacccacccccaaaagattTTTCTTTGGTGCCTGGGATTAAATTTAGGCTAGGACTCTTCCCTACCTAGCAAATCAAGGTAGGTCTAACACCACAGGTTTGGATGGGTCTAACAGCTCAGGGCTCCCAGAGCCTGTCCCAAGCTGTCTAGGTTCCCTCAGACAACTTCAGATACTCTGGAACACCAGTTGCCTACTCTgcatttctagttctttttttagCCTTTTTAATGGTTTCTTGCAGCGTTGGAAAGTCCCTTTCCCTGCCAGCTGTCCATAAAAGCTAGGACAGCAGGAGGATTCACTCACAGTGTGTTATTATTACTGGGCAGCGATTTCAGTTCGGATAATAAACAACAGACACAAAAATTCAACGAATACAGAAATGCgttttcaataaaacaaatatttaattgcTATTTGCTAATTCTGAACTAGACTATGGCCTGAAAACACAAAGTTTTTAGGAGGGCAGGATCCAGTATTATAGGCACCAATGGTCTTGGAAAGGGAGGTAAACAGTAAACATGTTATTTTAATATGTGAACAGAAGTAGAGGTGGAATGTCAGTGCAAAGGGATGTCAGGAACTAAAATTTTTCACCTACTTATGTTGTcaaacatatgaaaaaaaataaagagatgggaTTGGAACGATCAATTGTACAGGAGATGCAGCCAACCCCTAGTTCGAACcatggaatcctatatggttccttcagcccactaggagtgatttctgagtgctgagtaaCGACTAAGAACTGCCGGATGCGACACcaaaaattaactaaataaaaagatgatCAGCAGCTTACTTGCCCAGATTCTCTTAGTCTACAAGAACCAAAATCATTGACATATTTCAGAGTTCAATTATTTTTAGCTTTAGGAAATTAAGATTCACAAAAGGAAGTGCTATGTGAGCTAAGTAACTGAACATTAGGAATCAGGAACAGGGGTGTGGATAGTGTTAAGAGGACCCATCTTGAGCAAAGGAAAATGTAGACTGAGGGGAGGCAGAAAGTAGGAGGGTAAAGAATTTGGTACTTCAGCATATATAGTAAGGAAGGAAGCAGGTTATGAGTCATAATAAAAATCCAGAACATTATCAATAGTCTTTGAAGAGTCATAAGCAAATGAccctataacatttttattttattatgaaagttAGGGAAGTAAAAAGTAGGAAGTTAGGAGACATTTTGCAAAGTCCTTCTACATTTCAGTGGAGAGAAAATAATAttggaaatattaaaaagtagGTAAATTTTAGGTATATTTATTGTGGatcaagataatatttaaaaggtAAAACCAGTAGAAATTGCTGATTAAAGATGTGGGTtgagggtgggtggggagggaaggaaataaaagtaGAGAATGACAGGCATAATCTGTCTTGATTAGAAGAAACGTTATAACTTTTACCAAGAAGAAACTATAAAGAACTCTTTGAAGTTACATAGGAGTTTTGAGACTGAGGATgcagttcagtggtagagcatttagcTTGCATGTATGAAGTCCTGGGTCTTACCCCTGATACTGCCACCCACCctctactaaaaaaagaaaaaggaaaaaagaaaaaaaggaagaaaagggaagtgcTGAATATCACACATCTTGCATTTCTATTAGAAAGTCTAATTTCATGAGATGGTGATGGCTGGTGGATAGCAGCAATTGGTTTATTAGAGGGACAATGGGTAGAATGAAGAGGAACTTACTAAGGACAGAACACTAGAATAATATACACCAACATTCAACGATGCATTCAATGATAAAGCAGAGAAAGAGGAGAATTTAAGGTGGGGAGTTAGGCCTTGGAAAACAGGAAATAGACAGCTGATAGAATCCATATAACAAATATGGGAAGTATGGggctggactggagagatagcatggaggtaaggtgtttgcctttcatgcagaaggatggtggttcgaatcctggcattccatatggctccctgtgcctgccagggcgatttctgagcctagagccaggagtaacccctgagtgctgccgggtgtgacccaaaaaccaaaacaaaaataaaaaacaaatatgggAAGTATAAGTATGTACTGGTGACTGAAAGGCTATTGTTTCTTAGAGGCAGGggaagaaaaatggggaaagtgAGAGAGCAGAGTTATCAGTGCAATACAGTAATGAGCAGACATGAGGTGAAACAAAGAGATTGTAGACAAGCCTTGGGGGAAGTCTAGTTGAAATGAGAGAGGATAAATGAGGGAGAAGAATTGGAAGCTGTGGGCTCTCAAACAATATTGGTTAAAGCAGCTGCCAAAGATGAAGCAAGGATAGAGAAAGACCTGAGCATATGATGGAAAGATTGGCAGTCACATCAAATTTACAGCATTTTAGGGTATAGGATAGAAGCAATCAGCGGCAGTTACATTGAGGGATCTGTAGGGATTcaaacagtgcagattcagatacCAAGTCACTAgctgtggggcaggagagaggcTCATTATCTCCTACCAAGACAGGATCAAGGGTTGACCAATGTTTTCAGCAGGGCTGGGAAATTGGGTGTTCCCCAGCCTGTCACAGGATCCCACCCAGGACCAGAGCAGAAGCCTTCACCTTGCACCTCTTCATTCAGACAGGACTGATGGCAGCCAATGGTTACCTAGGAAGAAGGAGGGCATTACAACTGGATCTGTTGGTAAAAGTGTTAACAGATTACACATCCGGTCTTGTAGTCCTACCCAATAGGTATTGTCCCATAACTGTCCTCAAGTTCGTCTTAGCACTCCCCAGAGTCATGAAAGCATCTTTATACACCAGCCACACTCACATCAAAGAGTCCTGCCCCATGCTGCTGGTAGAGCCTTGGGTTGAGGAAGCCAAGAGGGGGACGGCCACTGAGGAGTCTATGTTCATTTATCAGGGACAGCAATCCCCCAAACACTGGTGTAGAGGCCTgcaaagaagaagcagaagaggtAAGAGGCTCAGTCGGGCGTACTGACATTAAAAGGAATACCTAAAAGTAGCAGAGGTCTTTGAGGAGTTAGGTTTAGAGTTGTGCTAGGCTGATTCTCACCGAGGTGCCAGATACCCATGGAATGGGCACACCATTGCTGAccacccaatagccatcagagAGCGCTGCCACATCTGGGTAAGCACGGCCACTGGCATTGAAGTAAGAGGATGGTGGCAAGTGGGGACTGGAACTCAGGAACTTGTTTACAGCTTCCTCCTAAAAGGTATTGTGGAGTATTCACTTGTAGACTGCTCAGCAAGCAGTCTGGAAGCCTATTAGCTCCCCAGCACTCATCATTTAATCTGCATAAACATATGCATACCTGGTATGAAGGACGTGGAAACACATTGCTGAAGCCACCACCGCTGATATAGTCAACAACCTCTTTTGTGACTAGGAAAGGATTCCCGAAGGCTGTGCCTCCCACTGTGGTGACATAGGGGCTGGGTGTGGAAGAAAATATTATGACTGCAGGGGGATCTCAGAAAACTTTCAACATGTGTGGGGGTGAATGAGTATGACTTGGATCTCACTGAAATAGACATATTCTATGTGAGAGATAGTACTTCGAGTGACAGAGAGGTTTGAGCACTCACAGCACAAACTGAGTTAATTGTGACAACTTTGCCCTGATGAATATCCACCAAATCTCTCCCCAAAAATGCCTGGGTCCTACTCATAAGACCTAGGATCTGATctaagggaagaagaggagaatgCAGAAAACAGGGCAGGTTGCTGAGGGCTGAGCGGTGGAAGCATCTTGTGGATTGAAATCAAAAGTTCTAAACATTGAGTTCTCTGATGACTGCTGGTAGTCACAGGTAAGTGGTAAGGTAGGGTGCATACCTGGAAGCAGGGAAGGAGGGACGGAACTGTTGTCTTCCAGAGACAGACCAACATCCAGCTCCACTGTCACCTGCAAGAAGACCAATTTTAGCTCTCTGTTTAGTCAGCAGACCTCACGGTTCtgatatcaaagaggaaatttcAGGACTAGTTTTATGACCAGAGTTCAGAATTTGGGAGGCCAGGTTAGCACATCCCTGATGAATTTGAATTTTGAGTTagaagttgtgctcaggggactttggGAGTCAAAGCTCCCAAGATAAATGAGTGATGGTGTTTAGAGCAAAAAGTCACACCTGAGGCGAAGAGGAGGGTAAGGCCCCGAGCAGCAGCTTTCTGGAACTCGGTATTGACACGCTGGATGTAGACGCTGCTGAGTGAATCCTCATCATCACCGTAGCTCACAGTGTGCACATGTGGCAGAGAAGATTGGTTACTGAGCAGCAGGAGCCACTGCAGGAAGGGTTCCTGTGATTCATGACGGCCTGGATAGTTTTTGAAGGGGGAAACAGTGCCATCATTTGGGGGTTCCTGGAGCTTTTGGAGCTCCCTTCAGGAAGCAGGGCTCAACACTCATCCCATCTCAGCCTCCTCCACCAGTTCCTAGGCAGTACCAGGGCTACTGTAGACCCAGGTGGAGATGTTGGCACCAGCACTCATCAGGTACTCCACGTCAAGACTGGCCTCGATTCCAGCATGGCCCTGACCCTGTTTCCCGACCACACGGTCTACAGACGCCTGGTGTTCAAATTTCCCACCAAAGAGGCGCATGAACTCAGCCAGGTCTGACTCATGAAAATACTGTTCCAGGAACTGTGGAGAGAATCAGAGTGGATATAAGGAGTTGAAAGTCATGGTCCGAAAGGTCAGAGCAGGGGAAACCAAGGAAGCTCATATGCTAAGGTATAAGAGCCCAGGTGTTAGGTAGAGTCCAGAACTTTGGATAGAATGTGAGGCCCCTGAACTTGGGACTCACCTGGGCACAGGCTTGACTGTTGTTGGTTGTGCCAGAACCCACATCTTGTGCTGTCAAGTTGTATCGCTCACGAATCACAGATGGAGTGACCCCCAGGTGCAGGCCAAAATTCCCTGCCACCTGTGGCTTAGGGCGTTGCTTCAGTGATGATATGGGAGGAAAGCGATGCAACCCCCCCACTGTAGAAAGGGAGCAAGATTTGAGGAAGAGAACTTTGGGGCTCCAGTCTCCATTTTACCATTGCCACTGCCCTGTCCCAGGTTCTTctcactttccccaccaccctACCTCTCCTATCCCAACTTTCAACAACCCTGAGAATGTTACCAAAGTCCACATGGGAGGCCAAGGCCTTCGGGAGCTGATAGGGACTAGAGGATCGTAAAGCACGAGTCTCTGCAGGACCTCCCACATAGTGATGAAATTCAGCCCCAGACAGCAACAGCTCTGCCTGTCTGTAGGTAAAACATCCAAGAATGGGGGTCAGAAAGCATTGGCCTAAGCAGGAGGCTGCCAAAACATCTCTAAGCATCTCATTATGGTCTCCCATAGGCATAAGGCATAAGCTCTTCACCCAAAAAGCTCTTGGCTCCCTCACATTGGTGCATTTATCTCCTGGATGAATGATTGATTCCCTCAACAGGGCCATCATTCCCTCTCACCGGACACTCAGCTGGCAAGTTAGAAAGTCCTCTGTGGTCACTGAGTGGCAGTTTCGAGCTCCAGCCGCCAAGAGCCATTTTTGGACTGTGCGGAGAGTCAGTGATGATGGCCGCACTAGTTCAGCCACATCCTCCAGGGTCAGGTATTTTCCTGCAGAGATTCGGGAGATGCTCttgccttcattcattcattctttttccaAGTGGCCCTCTTTGAACCTTAACCCAGAGATATGAAGAATTCCCGGGGAGAGATGAAGTACTAGCACAAGGATTAAGGCTGCTCAGTTAAGGGCCCCCTATGTGAGGCTTCACTTGGGAGGACACATAAATCTCTCTAAAAAGATTTCCTAGGGTGCTTGGAGCAGGGTCTTGAAGGATCACTAGGACTTTTCTAACAAAAAGACAAGCTGTGCAGGTACAGGCTATATTTGGGAGGCCACAGAACAAAATCTCAAAGGTTTTGGAAATCTATGGCCAGGAATATAGATTTACTCTAACAACTAATAAACCAATAAACCACAGTATGCATCGCCATGGTagtaaaaaagattgataaattttctattttgagtATCTTCAGTCAGAACTTTCAGACCTTAAAAAGATAACCTCtaatttgctcattttttttcatactttggggttttgaactttatttgattttattttttggcagtgtTTCGGGTTTattcctacttctgtgctcagaaatcactcttggtggtcctAAGGAACTGTTGGGGATTGAAATGGGGTCAGATGCATACAAGTGTCCTAACCCCatcctatcacttcagccccaattttgaactttaaatatagtaaaatatatagtacaaaggttaagatgcttgctttgtgttgtatatgtaaacatttcaatgggattattatgttactgaccctaccctgattggtgattgtgccctgccctagggtgtgacctggcattctgctcccaccccttaaagggcagtattgcaacagCTTTGTACATAGCTGATGCCTGTTTAATCGCCAGCACTGCAAATGGTCCCCAGAATagcttggagtgatccctgagaagagcGAGGAGAAAGTTCTGAGTACATCCTGATGTGGCCCAACTCTCCTTcccaaacttttatttaaagccaaaaccaaaaacaattgaGTTGGTAACAATAAGGGATAGTTGGACACTGAAAATAACTTCTagggttattttcagatttagAACCGAAaactacagggctggagagatggtatagtgggTAGCATGCTTGCCTACCATACAGCAGATTGGGGTCCAAAATCCCGCACCTCATACAGTTTCCTGATCCCTTAAAGGAATGacgcctgagtacagagccaagattaagttcATTGTAGGGATTGACTTTGAATGGAATCCCAGGAGTTAAGGCTCAGAGGAGGCACATGAGAGGAACTGAGATGGGGAAGACTTACAGCTTGGGTACTGCAGCTAGCGAGGGTCTGGGGGAGGATAGTCAGTGGGTATGAGGCAGAATATCAGAGCATAAATCATTGGAAACTTTAATGCCAATATGAAGGAGGAAAAGGGAGTGGACTTGAGGTGGAGGTCCTCTGAAGACAAGGTGCTAGGTCCCCATTTGCTTGCTGGCTGCTAGGCTACAGTCATAATATGACTCTAGATCTGATTAATTACATACACATTTTTGGTTTCTaccttgatgaatacagatggaAAGTTTCAGGGTAAAGAATGTGAATTAATTTTGGGTATTTTCATTCCAATTCACTTTATTTGGGGAGAGGGGTTCCTAACAATGCTCGGGAAATCTGGAGCAACTCCCAATGATATCTGGCCAACAAGGCTGGTTGCAGTGCTTGGGACTCCCCAGGGCTATTAACGGGGACTCTCCAGgccgcaggggtcctcaaactttttaaacagggggccagttcactgtccctcagaccattggagggtctgactatagtaaaaacaaaacttatgaacgaattcttatgcacactgcatatatcttattttgcaatgaagaaacaaaacagatacaaatacaatatgtggcctgcgggccatagtttgagaaccactgctccaGGGCTATTATCAGGCAGTGTTCAAGACAACATGTGCTGCTGATTCTGAGTCCCTGTTCACTTTTCCATTCAGAGCCATTTTCACTCATCTGCCCTGACATCACCCCTTCCAGGAGCACTAAAGCACCACCTGACAGAATCTCCCAGCCCATGCCCAGTTGTGTCCCTCAACTGCAACCCACATGCCTCCTccagccctccccacccccaagaggcaCCGTATTGAGGAGAGGCAGGGTCCGACACAGCCTGCACCAGTTCAGCAAGTCTCtccaggttctgttgcctcaagGCAAATGTGAGACTCAGCTCTTCCTCCGGGGCTGCACGGCCCAAGCGCACCCAACCTGGGGGTATCCTGCGGACGGGGTTCAGGAACATGTGTTTCATTAAGGTGGTGGGATGGGAAATACTAGCCATGAAAATTCGGGGGAAGGACTGACTTTGGGGTCTGAGAAGGGGTGAAGGAACTGAGATGGAGAACTCGATTAGAGACTACAGCGTGAGTACAGCAGCTGGCGAGGGGCGAGAGGAGGCTAGGACTAAGCCAGTGGGTGCAGGGCAGAATACCGCAAAAAGGACAGTCAACTCACATCCACCACTGGTCAGGCTCTGGGCTGTAACTGCATTTGCAGGCCACCACGAGGGCAAGGAGCCCCAGAAAGCTGCGGGGGGAATTAGGGAGGCTTCAACGAGAGCGGATATATCCTTGTGATCCCACCCTCCAACCAGTGATCCCTCCAACGGGACCTCCTAAGACCCTCTTCTCACCACGCGCGGAGCCTCATGTCTCCTTCCTGCAGCTGAGATGTCATGTGAATGATCACGAGGCTTCCCTTTCACCTCCCCCGCTTCTGCTTAGAAACCGGAGCCGGCGCTGGCTCCTCCCTCCAGTGGGTGGTCCTGCCTGCTGGAGGCCTGAGGACTCTACCACTTGGGTCTCTGGGGCCTGCCAAATGGCACACAAGACGCTGGGGAAGGAGAGTGCCTGAAGGGCTCTGACACTCAGATTCGGGCTCATCCAGCTGTGTGCTAGCCGGACAGCACCCGTACTCAGAGCCTAGGCTTTTCCCATGTGTTCTGCCTAACAGAAAGTTGCTCAGGGAAGAGCCTAATCTGCCAAGGGAGCTTTGATTAAATATTCCGCTTGGCTGCCCTGGTATACATCCACACTCTACCTTTAAGATCTCAGGTGTTGAACTGGTTACTCCAAGATCTCTTCCCAGTAATCAACACCttccctcccccacacacacttgGACATTGCCACCAGTCTGCTTTCTCCCTCACTAAGGCAGAGAAGCCAAATGACAGTCATAGGGCAGAGAAAGACAATCCCATTCTGGATGCCTCCATGCCTACCACCACTCAGTGTCTGCTGAGGTTTCTGCAACATGCCAGGTTCCTCCCAATTATTCCCCCATCCCtaagcccaccccccccccccataaaacaaAGCTGGACGCTAGATACAAACTGCAGTTTATTAAGGCTCCAGAGTGAGAATTGGCACTTGGTTCTGGACAAGGGCAGGGGTATCAGTGGAACCCAAGGGAGCTGGGCGCCAACAGGCTGGAGGACTTTCCCCAACCCCCTacccccaataaataaagtttcagcTCCATCTCAGGGTGCTGGTGCAGGGCAAGAAGCCCTTACTGAGGAGGACCCAGGGCTGCTGCCTCCATATTTCTCACCACACTGAACCTGGCCACAGGGCAGTGCCTGATTGAGGACTGTAGTGCTGGTGCTCTGGAGGGGCCAGGGTGAGCTGTGGGACCTGCCCCTAATGGAGGGACGGGGCACCGGCCTCCCCCATGGTCAATCATGGTCCGAAGCTGCCCGGGACAGGCTCAGATGGGGCCTGCATTGGGGACGCTGTGCACATCCCAGGTCAGGGCCCAGCCTGGGCCACAGCTAGATGTGTAGCTCTGTGTCGTCAGGGGGCTCCAGGCCAGACTCTGTGCTGAGTGCTGAGGCTGTGGGGCCCTGGGCTACCCCAAATGGTGAGACAACAGGAGAACGAGCAGCCAGCGGAGACAGTGATGGGGAGAAGCTGGGGGACATGGCTGCTGAGGACAGGGACCCTTCATGGCTGATAGGGGAGCGGTGGGAGGCTGGCGGGAAGATGGCCCGAGTGACAGCTgtgctggctggcttggggggcaCAGATTTAGCTCCTGGGTGAGCCACGGCAGTGATGAGGGGTGGTGGATCAATACGGGGAGCCGGGGGACATGGACGCGCTTCATCCTTGAGACGGGCAATCTCAGTGAAAACGCTGGCCAGAGGCTGGAACTGAGGGCACCAGCTTAGCAGGTAGTCCCAGTTGTAGCTGCCACGAAGCTCCTCCTCTCCAGCCACAATGGCTGTCAGTGCACCTGCCACGCATGGCTTGCCATCTGCTGGGAAGCCATAGTCCCCAGAAGGTGCAGGGCTGAGGCCACAGCCCCCCAGGAAGGTGGTAGCTGTGGTTGGGGGCCCCTCTTCTCGGTAGAGAGTGGCTCCTGCTCCTGGCAGCAACAGCCCTGCCTTGCGGCCCTTATACCAGGTGTCAGGAGCAGCTGGCTCACAGGATGTATCACTTAGTCCATCTGCATCCTGCTGGATGCCCGAGTCGGGACCACGAGCAGCCAACGAGGAGGCTACGCTTGCCACTCGGGGAAACTCATTGATCATGCGAATCTCGTCATCCTCTGCAGCCTCTGCTGAGCCTCGGCCACTTGAATGTGAAGGGTCCAGGGAGCCACCCCGGGGATAGGGACCCCCAGCTCCTGGCCCGCCGTAGCTGGGGAGAGTCTGGTGATATAGGTGTTCTGAGGGTGGTGGGCTGGGTGGCTCTCGGCCCAGCTTTTGCAGAGTTCCACTAGCCAGAGGTGCTGCCTGTGACATTGGGCCAGGTGCTGCCTCAGCCTTACGGCTGCGGGCCCTCACCAGCCCAAGAACCAGGGCTGCCAGTGCAAGTACCACTACAACTCCTAGGGAGGCTGCTACGGCTCCCACCAAGAGCAGGTTGAGGTCAGGTGCCAAGCCCAGTGCGGTGTGGGTGATGTCCACAGTCACAGGCACTGTGGCACTCCGGGAGCCAGGGAGAGGCCCCCGTGCCATCACCTCTAACCTCAACTCCCGTGGTGCTTCACGGCGAGTCCGGCTCCCAGTCCCCGAGCTACCTGTTCCACTGCCTGGTGCCCGGCTGTCTACCCGTAGGTACAGGACACCTGTAGTCTGGTTGATTCCAAAATAGGGGGAAGAGGTGGCAAGGGAATAGAGTACCAGACCATCGGCACCTCCATCTTCATCTGTGGCCTGCACATGACCCAGGCTGTGACCACGTCGGGCACCTTCTGGCACCTGGAAGTGAAATGCTGGAGCCAGGAAAATGGGGTCATACTCATCCTCTCCGGTCACCAGCACTGACACAGTGACTGAGGCTGAGAGATTCCCAGCATCAGCAGCACCTACCAGTAGCTGGAAGTTTCCCGTGTGTTCATAGTCAAAGGCCACTCGGGCCCGCAGCTCCCCTGTTGAGCTGTTCAGTGCAAATGCCTCACGACCCTCAGGCCCTGGGCCAGCCTCTAGCAGGCTGTAACGAAGCTTCCCAAAAGAACCAGCATCCCTATCAATTGCATGCAGTGTGGTTACAAGAGTGCCTGGAGGCTGGTTCTCTGCCAGGCTGGTGCTGAGCAAGCTCAGGGGGAAGGTTGGGCCATGATCATTCACATCCTGAACCTCAACTGTCACTGGGACTAGAGCAAAGTGTGCCCCTGTAGGGTCAGCTGCCTGCACTACAAGCTGATGTCGAGCCTGAACCTCACAATCTAAGGAATGGGCCAGTCGCAGGGCACCTGAGCTCTCATCCAGCTCAAAGAGCCCCAGAGGGTCACCTGAGGTAAGTGTAAAACGTATGAGACCATGAGGGCCTGGGTCAGCATCTGAGGCCTCCACATGCAGCAGCTCAGCTCCAGTGGGTGTGTCCTCAGGCACTATCACATGGTAGGATGCTTGGGAGAAGATGGGTGGATTGTCATTGACATCTAATACGGTGATCATGATAGGCACTGCTGAGCTGCGAGGAGGCTGCCCCCGATCAGCTGCAGCCACTGTTAGGTTGTACTGGGTCAAGCTTTCAAAATCCAGAGGCTCAAGCAATACCAGGCAGCCCAGAACCCGGGGACCTAGTCCACTATCTTCCCCTGACTCGGCCAGCCTGGGTTCCAGTTGGAAGACTTTGCCCCTGTTGCCGCTAATGATGCTGTAGTCCACAATTGCATGGGTACGGCTCCCGTCAGCATCTGTGGCCTCCAGGGTGAGCAGGGTAGAACCTGGGGGCAGATCCTCAGTCACAGCCACCTGGTAGTTTGGCAATGTGAAGCTTGGGGCATGGTCGTTCTGGTCTTGTAGCTGCACGTGCACTGTGGCTCGAGATGCCCGGCCTGGCATCCCGTGATCTCGTGCTTCTAGCACCACATCCACCACTCCTGGCCCCTCCTGGCCCCAAATCATTGCTCCCACTGTTGTGAATAGAGTTCCTAAGAAGAGAATGGAGAGAAGCGTGCATTCAGCAAAGACTGTGGGTGAGCACAAGAAGGATCCTTTGTGGCCATGGAAATGGTCTCAAAGTTTAGGCCCCTAGGGAAGGGTTTGGTTCTGGGAAATGGTCTCCAGGATTCAGACAATGGCTTCCAGACATGCAGTGGTAACAGGAATAAAAAGGAGACAGAAGAAGGAAAGATCTTCCCTTGATCAGAGATCCAGTTCAGAGATCAGATAAGAGAGTTCAAAGTAGGTCAGAATCTAGAGCCCAATACGGAAAAGAGGAGGTCAGAGCACAAGAAGGACGCACCGTTGTTGGGGTCAACACTGAAGCCCTCAGTAGGGGAGGCCAGGTGGTAGGAGATGTGACCATTGGCCCCTGAGTCCTTGTCGgtggcagagacagagagaatggcGCTGCCTGGGGGTGTGTGTTCAACCAGCATCACCTAAGATGGGAGGATAAGCAATTATGGCCAAATTTCCTGGAGGCCCCCTCAGACTATGTTCTGGAGTTTGAACTCTTAAACTCTATTTGCCATCCATT contains:
- the TPP1 gene encoding tripeptidyl-peptidase 1; this translates as MIPPGWVRLGRAAPEEELSLTFALRQQNLERLAELVQAVSDPASPQYGKYLTLEDVAELVRPSSLTLRTVQKWLLAAGARNCHSVTTEDFLTCQLSVRQAELLLSGAEFHHYVGGPAETRALRSSSPYQLPKALASHVDFVGGLHRFPPISSLKQRPKPQVAGNFGLHLGVTPSVIRERYNLTAQDVGSGTTNNSQACAQFLEQYFHESDLAEFMRLFGGKFEHQASVDRVVGKQGQGHAGIEASLDVEYLMSAGANISTWVYSSPGRHESQEPFLQWLLLLSNQSSLPHVHTVSYGDDEDSLSSVYIQRVNTEFQKAAARGLTLLFASGDSGAGCWSVSGRQQFRPSFPASSPYVTTVGGTAFGNPFLVTKEVVDYISGGGFSNVFPRPSYQEEAVNKFLSSSPHLPPSSYFNASGRAYPDVAALSDGYWVVSNGVPIPWVSGTSASTPVFGGLLSLINEHRLLSGRPPLGFLNPRLYQQHGAGLFDVTIGCHQSCLNEEVQGEGFCSGPGWDPVTGWGTPNFPALLKTLVNP